A single window of Toxoplasma gondii ME49 chromosome Ib, whole genome shotgun sequence DNA harbors:
- a CDS encoding cell-cycle-associated protein kinase MAPK, putative (encoded by transcript TGME49_207820~Gene product name based on ToxoDB Community Expert Annotation. Predicted member of protein kinase family CMGC;MAPK, (PMID:22047078).) has translation MNTGQRPATGAMMAPGGCQAYAPCGAEGHAAYQQQPGRSYSQQYDAQHQASVRGYTSQQVQYRNAHPSDVAATNAVQQQAAVQHHVGSQQSSSHEAAAAQQHNSGTQHTVSGSQQEGQQRKQHHSSKPTASMPRPHSDWQIPDRYEIRHLIGTGSYGHVCEAYDKLEKRVVAIKKILRVFEDLIDCKRILREIAILNRLNHDHVVKVLDIVIPKDVEKFDELYVVLEIADSDFKKLFRTPVYLTELHIKTLLYNLLVGVKYVHSAGILHRDLKPANCLVNQDCSVKVCDFGLARTVDYPENGNSQLPISPREDDMNLVTFPHTKNLKRQLTGHVVTRWYRAPELILLQENYTEAIDVWSIGCIFAELLNMIKENVAYHADRGPLFPGSSCFPLSPDQKAGNDFKFHTRGNRDQLNVIFNILGTPSEEDIEALEKEDAKRYIRIFPKREGTDLAERFPASSADAIHLLKRMLVFNPNKRITINECLAHPFFKEVRIAEVETNATEKVRLPFNDWMNMDEPQLRYAFVKEIQRYHPEIQLPRRSPNRASS, from the exons ATGAACACTGGGCAACGCCCGGCCACTGGCGCTATGATGGCACCTGGCGGCTGCCAGGCTTACGCTCCATGCGGCGCCGAAGGGCATGCCGCTTACCAGCAACAACCTGGGAGGTCGTATTCGCAACAGTATGATGCCCAACATCAGGCATCTGTTCGAGGGTATACATCACAGCAAGTACAGTACAGAAATGCACATCCTTCAGATGTGGCAGCAACAAACGCCGTTCAACAACAAGCTGCCGTGCAACATCATGTTGGCAGCCAGCAGTCGAGCTCGCACGAAGCGGCTGCTGCACAACAGCACAACAGCGGCACTCAACACACCGTGTCGGGCTCCCAGCAGGAGGGCCAACAACGGAAGCAGCATCACTCGTCGAAGCCTACTGCCAGCATGCCGAGGCCACATTCGGACTGGCAGATTCCGGACCGCTATGAAATCCGCCACCTAATTGGGACCGGGTCATACG GCCACGTATGTGAAGCTTATGATAAactggagaaacgcgttgtTGCGATCAAGAAAATCCTGCGCGTTTTTGAAGACCTTATCGACTGCAAACGCATCCTGAGGGAAATTGCTATTCTGAACAGACTGAATCACGACCATGTAGTGAAGGTGCTCGACATCGTCATCCCAAAGGATGTGGAGAAGTTTGAT GAGCTGTACGTCGTACTCGAGATTGCGGACTCTGACTTCAAAAAGCTCTTTCGGACCCCGGTGTACCTGACGGAACTTCACATAAAGACGCTTCTCTATAACCTCCTTGTCGGTGTGAAGTATGTACATTCTGCTGGCATCCTGCATCGCGATTTG AAGCCCGCCAATTGTCTGGTCAACCAAGACTGTAGCGTGAAGGTATGCGACTTCGGCCTTGCTAGAACCGTGGACTATCCTGAGAACGGGAACTCCCAGCTGCCAATTTCTCCTCGAGAAGACGACATGAATCTCGTCACCTTTCCACACACTAAGAACCTCAAGCGGCAACTTACAGGACACGTCGTGACGAG GTGGTATCGCGCTCCGGAGCTAATTCTGCTGCAGGAGAACTATACCGAGGCCATTGATGTGTGGTCTATCGGGTGCATCTTTGCTGAACTTCTTAACATGATT AAAGAAAACGTTGCGTATCACGCGGATCGAGGTCCCCTCTTCCCAGGCTCGTCGtgcttccctctgtctcctgacCAGAAAGCGGGCAACGACTTCAA ATTTCACACCCGCGGCAATCGCGACCAGCTCAATGTTATCTTTAACATATTGGGGACTCCGAGTGAGGAGGACATTGAGGCGTTGGAGAAGGAGGATGCGAAGCGCTATATTCGAATTTTcccgaagagagagggcacGGATTTGGCTGAACGTTTTCCGGCGTCCTCTG CTGACGCTATCCATCTGCTGAAAAGGATGCTGGTTTTCAATCCAAACAAACGCATTACGATCAATGAGTGCCTGGCCCATCCCTTCTTTAAGGAAGTCCGGATCGCCGAAGTTGAA ACAAACGCAACAGAGAAGGTTCGCCTGCCTTTCAATGACTGGATGAATATGGATGAGCCTCAACTACG CTATGCATTCGTCAAGGAGATCCAGCGGTACCATCCAGAGATTCAGTTGCCTAGGCGGTCACCAAACCGGGCGAGCTCATAG
- a CDS encoding MORN repeat-containing protein (encoded by transcript TGME49_207830), producing MGCTGSKAAAVKKPDSPEDKREANDKPQLSTGHAEALPGVVAAGGAQDSSDAKSAASLTTSRVGGAGETGAATSTEPKNAASKDKEIDIHEDPLEGIELDPPEDCEPVIMKNDVVYRGEWRNGRQHGRGQQKQADGVAYIGQFYDGHIEGFGRLVRPDGSKYEGEFVQGKAHTRTRNGKYTFADGSVYVGQWVADKRHGIGREVTQDGSTYQGEYRNGCKHGHGRMQSPSGDVYEGEFSKGDMNGKGRYCWPDGRIYEGDWSMSRMHGKGVFFFVDGRKYEGEFKDSKMEGEGKLTWPDGSAYEGGFKAGLPHGRGTHQATAETKPRLALWTQGVRVKWLDEEESQEDGVLETKETEGQSKVPSTQ from the exons ATGGGTTGCACAGGTAGCAAGGCGGCGGCTGTGAAGAAACCAGACTCTCCTGAGGACAAGCGGGAAGCAAATGACAAGCCACAGCTGTCCACAGGCCACGCGGAAGCACTCCCTGGTGTCGTTGCCGCTGGAGGGGCACAGGACAGCAGCGATGCGAAGAGCGCAGCATCGCTGACAACTTCTCGAGTAGGAGGGGCGGGAGAAACGGGAGCAGCAACTTCCACGGAACCTAAAAACGCTGCGTCAAAAGATAAGGAGATCGATATTCACGAGGATCCTTTGGAGGGGATTGAACTGGACCCGCCTGAGGACTGTGAACCCGTCATTATGAAGAATGACGTAGTTTACAGGGGAGAGTGGAGGAACGGCAGGCAACACGGAAGAGGCCAGCAGAAGCAGGCAGATGGTGTCGCTTATATCGGGCAGTTCTACGACGGCCATATCGAAGGTTTTGGCCGTCTTGTGCGACCCGACGGCAGCAAGTATGAAGGCGAGTTCGTACAGGGCAAGGCACACACAAGGACCAGGAACGGCAAGTACACATTTGCAGACGGCAGCGT TTACGTGGGCCAGTGGGTTGCTGATAAGCGACACGGCATCGGCCGGGAAGTTACTCAAGACGGTAGCACGTATCAGGGCGAGTACCGAAACGGCTGCAAGCATGGTCATggccgcatgcagtctcctTCCGGCGACGTCTATGAGGGCGAGTTCAGCAAGGGTGACATGAACG GGAAAGGACGATATTGCTGGCCAGATGGGCGGATTTACGAAGGAGATTGGTCGATGAGCCGCATGCACGGAAAGGGAGTATTCTTCTTCGTTGATGGTCGCAA GTACGAGGGAGAATTCAAGGACAGCAAGatggagggagaaggaaagctgACTTGGCCAGATGGAAGCGCTTACGAGGGTGGGTTCAAAGCAGGTCTTCCGCATGGACGAGGTACTCATCAGGCGACGGCAGAAACGAAGCCACGACTAG CTTTATGGACCCAAGGTGTGCGAGTAAAGTGGCTAGATGAGGAAGAGTCGCAAGAAGATGGAGTGctagaaacgaaagagactgAGGGACAGTCTAAAGTGCCTTCCACACAGTAG